In one Echinicola marina genomic region, the following are encoded:
- the gcvT gene encoding glycine cleavage system aminomethyltransferase GcvT, with protein MENTIKKVALNDKHIELGGKMVPFAGYNMPVRYTSDKQEHNTVRDGVGVFDVSHMGEFMVTGPHALELIQKVTSNDASKLVIGQAQYSCFPNEKGGIVDDLLVYKMAEEEYLLVVNASNIDKDWAWVNQHNEMGAELKNISDEMSLFAVQGPKATAALQKITPVNLDDIKFYHFAVGEFAGIQDVIISGTGYTGAGGFEIYVRNEDALAVWDAIFEAGAEFDIQPIGLGARDTLRLEMGYCLYGNDIDDSTSPLEAGLGWITKFTKDFINSDNLKKQKEEGVSKKLVGFKFKDKGIPRAHYPIVNEAGAQIGEVTSGTMSPSMNIGIGLGYVDIAYAKPGTEIAVSVRNKNLSAVVEKLPLLKK; from the coding sequence ATGGAAAACACAATCAAAAAAGTTGCGCTTAATGATAAGCACATTGAACTAGGAGGAAAGATGGTTCCCTTTGCAGGGTATAATATGCCTGTGAGGTACACTTCTGACAAGCAGGAACATAATACGGTAAGAGATGGGGTAGGTGTTTTTGATGTATCCCATATGGGAGAATTCATGGTTACCGGACCACATGCTTTGGAATTAATCCAAAAGGTGACTTCCAATGATGCTTCCAAATTAGTAATTGGACAAGCTCAATATTCATGTTTTCCAAACGAAAAAGGCGGTATTGTAGATGATTTGCTCGTCTACAAAATGGCTGAAGAAGAATATTTATTGGTGGTGAATGCCTCTAATATTGATAAAGACTGGGCTTGGGTAAACCAACACAATGAAATGGGAGCGGAATTAAAGAACATTTCTGATGAAATGTCTCTTTTTGCAGTGCAAGGCCCAAAAGCTACTGCAGCTCTTCAAAAAATCACTCCTGTAAACTTGGATGACATCAAATTCTATCATTTTGCAGTTGGAGAATTTGCAGGTATTCAGGATGTAATCATTTCTGGTACAGGATATACTGGAGCAGGTGGGTTTGAAATCTATGTAAGAAATGAGGACGCCCTTGCCGTTTGGGATGCCATATTTGAAGCTGGAGCTGAATTTGATATCCAACCTATCGGCTTAGGTGCGCGCGATACACTCAGACTGGAAATGGGATACTGCCTATACGGAAATGATATTGATGATAGCACTTCTCCACTCGAAGCAGGATTAGGCTGGATCACCAAATTCACCAAGGATTTCATCAACAGTGATAATCTTAAAAAACAAAAAGAAGAAGGGGTAAGCAAAAAGCTTGTTGGTTTCAAATTCAAGGACAAAGGGATTCCAAGGGCCCATTACCCGATTGTCAATGAGGCTGGAGCTCAAATCGGCGAAGTTACTTCCGGAACTATGTCCCCTAGCATGAATATTGGAATCGGGCTTGGCTATGTAGATATTGCATATGCAAAGCCGGGTACAGAAATAGCAGTAAGTGTAAGGAACAAAAACTTATCAGCAGTAGTTGAAAAGTTACCCTTATTGAAGAAATAA
- a CDS encoding 2-phosphosulfolactate phosphatase, producing the protein MSKIEVCLSPELIHLHDLTDKIVVVVDIFRATSTMVTGLANNVASITPVAGLETCRSMKEQGYIIAGERNGKTAEGFQLGNSPLSYLNNAFAGEKIAVTTTNGTLTIEKSKKGSAEVLIGAFLNLQATADYLANKGKDILIHCAGWKGMFNLEDSLYAGALISSLAEKFNFDCDGAIAMKALYESNKADLKGFLGQASHAKRLQNHNIEADIDFCLTLDKYNFVGKLEGEELVRVVHNKVV; encoded by the coding sequence ATGAGTAAAATTGAAGTTTGCCTTAGCCCAGAACTGATTCATCTGCATGATTTGACTGATAAAATCGTAGTTGTAGTGGACATATTCCGCGCCACCTCCACTATGGTCACTGGATTGGCCAATAATGTAGCTTCCATCACACCAGTAGCAGGATTAGAGACTTGCAGGTCCATGAAGGAACAAGGCTACATTATCGCCGGTGAAAGGAACGGAAAGACAGCTGAAGGCTTTCAATTGGGAAACTCACCTCTGAGCTATTTGAACAATGCCTTTGCTGGCGAAAAAATTGCCGTGACAACCACTAATGGAACACTGACAATTGAGAAATCCAAAAAGGGTTCTGCAGAGGTTCTGATTGGTGCTTTTTTAAACCTACAAGCCACCGCTGATTATCTGGCCAATAAGGGAAAGGATATATTGATACATTGCGCAGGCTGGAAAGGAATGTTTAATTTAGAAGACTCTCTTTATGCGGGCGCATTGATTAGCTCATTGGCGGAAAAATTCAATTTTGATTGTGATGGGGCCATTGCCATGAAGGCCCTTTACGAAAGTAATAAAGCCGACCTAAAGGGATTTTTAGGCCAAGCCTCCCATGCAAAAAGGCTACAAAACCACAATATCGAAGCTGATATAGACTTCTGCCTGACTTTGGACAAATACAACTTCGTAGGAAAACTTGAAGGTGAAGAGCTAGTAAGAGTAGTACACAATAAGGTGGTTTAA
- a CDS encoding GxxExxY protein encodes MIIRYHSSKLVSHGFHRFARNKISFLGAFVCFLKDYHTKSYCCNCGYTYLEHVYQECLFYKLKSTGMLVEKEVGLPVVFEEVKIECGYRLDLLVENKVVIELKSVETLNDIHLAQTLTYLKLGHYKLGLLMNFNVLLLKNGIRRVINGDL; translated from the coding sequence ATGATTATCCGTTATCACTCCAGTAAACTTGTTTCTCACGGATTCCACAGATTTGCACGGAATAAAATCTCGTTTCTCGGGGCTTTCGTATGCTTTTTGAAAGATTATCATACTAAAAGCTACTGCTGCAATTGCGGATATACATATTTAGAGCATGTCTATCAGGAGTGTCTTTTTTATAAGTTAAAAAGTACAGGAATGCTAGTGGAAAAAGAGGTGGGCTTGCCTGTGGTTTTTGAAGAGGTAAAGATTGAGTGCGGTTATAGATTGGATTTGCTGGTTGAAAATAAGGTTGTTATAGAATTAAAAAGTGTAGAAACCCTAAATGATATTCATTTAGCCCAAACATTAACCTACCTTAAATTGGGGCATTATAAATTGGGACTTTTGATGAATTTTAATGTGTTACTTTTAAAGAACGGAATCAGGAGGGTGATTAATGGTGATTTATAA
- a CDS encoding aminotransferase class I/II-fold pyridoxal phosphate-dependent enzyme, whose protein sequence is MEKHYQFIQSKLDQAASSNKLRTLKTTSPEKVDFFSNDYLGYSTKGLLNHAIPQTSIPQWTGATGSRLISGNHPEIELLEQDFADFMGSPAALLYNSGYMANVGLLSALGDKESCFVFDEHVHASIKEGMRLGFGQKTSFKHNDLDDLEKKLKQQSDNNKRLLVLSEGLFSMHGDIPDVEEMLILCQKYQAALIIDEAHSLGTLGQDKKGISASFHNHPNLFARVITFGKAAGGHGAMVLGSNKLRDFLINFSRAFIYTTAPSIDQVNSIKAALALFKKKSNFDQLDQAIETYLDMVKELPDNFSRNPSPIQYWQCADIPRLKGKVKLLEQSGVNCYAILSPTVKAGEERIRLVLHAFNTKKEIQELISLLNK, encoded by the coding sequence ATGGAAAAGCACTACCAATTTATCCAGTCCAAATTGGATCAAGCGGCCTCTTCCAATAAACTGAGGACGCTTAAAACAACTTCCCCTGAAAAAGTGGATTTCTTTTCCAACGATTACCTTGGCTACTCCACAAAAGGACTGCTTAACCATGCAATTCCCCAAACTTCAATTCCTCAATGGACTGGCGCCACTGGCTCTAGGCTAATCAGTGGAAATCATCCTGAAATAGAGCTTTTGGAGCAGGATTTTGCTGATTTTATGGGCAGCCCTGCAGCGCTACTTTACAATTCCGGCTATATGGCCAATGTAGGTCTACTTTCTGCATTGGGAGACAAGGAAAGCTGTTTTGTTTTTGATGAGCATGTCCACGCAAGTATTAAAGAAGGAATGCGTCTGGGCTTTGGACAAAAAACATCCTTTAAACATAATGACCTTGATGATTTAGAGAAAAAACTCAAGCAGCAATCTGACAATAACAAAAGGCTATTGGTGCTATCAGAAGGTTTATTTTCTATGCATGGGGATATCCCAGATGTAGAAGAAATGCTCATACTTTGTCAAAAGTACCAAGCAGCCTTGATCATTGACGAAGCCCATTCTCTTGGAACTTTGGGACAGGATAAAAAAGGAATTTCAGCTTCATTCCACAATCACCCTAATCTTTTTGCCAGGGTCATTACCTTTGGCAAAGCTGCCGGAGGACATGGAGCAATGGTATTGGGTTCTAACAAGCTCAGGGATTTCCTGATTAACTTTAGCAGGGCCTTTATTTATACCACAGCTCCATCTATAGACCAGGTAAACAGCATTAAGGCTGCTTTAGCCCTATTTAAAAAGAAAAGCAATTTCGACCAACTGGATCAGGCCATCGAAACCTATTTGGACATGGTCAAAGAATTACCTGATAACTTTTCCCGAAACCCAAGTCCAATCCAATATTGGCAATGTGCTGATATCCCCAGATTAAAGGGAAAAGTGAAATTATTAGAACAATCAGGCGTCAATTGCTATGCAATTCTTTCACCTACAGTAAAAGCTGGAGAAGAAAGAATTCGACTGGTGCTACACGCATTTAACACTAAAAAAGAAATACAAGAGCTTATCAGCTTGTTGAATAAATAA
- the bioD gene encoding dethiobiotin synthase yields MNNKVFVTGIGTGIGKTVCSAALCKTFGHAYWKPVQCGDLDQSDTIFISKHSLGTHIHQEAYRLKTPQSPHLAAKLENVEISLPESLIPRDSKKLCVEGAGGLMVPFNERQTYLDFLLDSKLHPVIVIRHYLGSINHSLLTLQALASAGIKDFTIIWNGEENASSESAILKRFAPIEQYRMEEWDMEKNELPHLKQIG; encoded by the coding sequence ATGAACAATAAGGTATTTGTTACGGGAATAGGAACAGGAATAGGCAAAACAGTTTGTTCAGCGGCCCTATGCAAGACATTTGGCCATGCTTACTGGAAACCAGTACAATGTGGTGATCTAGACCAATCTGACACTATTTTTATTTCTAAACATTCCCTAGGAACCCATATTCACCAGGAAGCTTACAGGCTAAAAACTCCACAATCACCTCACTTGGCTGCAAAGCTGGAGAATGTTGAAATTTCCCTTCCTGAATCACTTATCCCAAGGGATTCAAAAAAACTCTGTGTAGAAGGCGCTGGAGGCTTAATGGTTCCTTTCAATGAGCGCCAAACCTATCTTGATTTTCTATTGGATTCAAAACTACATCCTGTAATTGTCATTAGACATTATTTGGGCAGCATCAATCATAGTTTACTAACGCTGCAAGCATTGGCTTCGGCAGGAATTAAGGATTTCACCATTATCTGGAACGGTGAAGAAAATGCTTCTTCTGAAAGCGCTATTTTGAAGCGCTTCGCACCTATCGAACAATATAGGATGGAGGAATGGGACATGGAGAAAAATGAATTGCCGCATCTTAAACAAATCGGCTGA
- a CDS encoding beta-ketoacyl synthase N-terminal-like domain-containing protein translates to MNYSEEMRSEKNKIGITKAMAINSLGLYESTEDQRYTTKEHSFDLNTNGDWKASVSTSLWNEINGYIQNLGHKPERFPEEAKLLSYLIHKMDLQPSEGQMINAATSRGSIDFLSRMQQENPNLPVWTSPHSTLGFASSWPSLLHESDSSLFFQSSTCSSFGLTLQNAFAWLNSGMADSFIAAAVECPTGQLTIDQMKAIRIYANGANNNYPCRSMDFEKEQNTMVLGEGAYVFELKKTNNNILAYLDGVGSAVEKIHHSTELSSQGNCIVTAAKRAFNAESDPNIDLIIGHFPGTKLGDIAEKNAYQTVFGNKIPYTISNKWKIGHSLGSSLAANLDLAISILQNQELPPLPDYIKNEAAPPKTINRILITALGFGGQAICAVIEK, encoded by the coding sequence ATGAATTATAGTGAAGAGATGAGATCGGAGAAGAATAAAATTGGCATCACTAAAGCCATGGCTATAAACTCTTTGGGGCTATATGAATCCACAGAAGACCAAAGATATACTACGAAGGAACATTCTTTTGACCTAAATACCAATGGAGACTGGAAAGCAAGTGTTTCTACCAGCTTGTGGAATGAAATAAACGGATATATCCAAAACCTAGGTCACAAACCAGAACGTTTTCCAGAGGAAGCCAAATTGCTTTCCTACCTGATTCACAAAATGGATTTACAGCCTTCAGAAGGTCAAATGATCAATGCGGCCACTTCAAGAGGAAGCATTGATTTTCTATCCAGAATGCAGCAGGAAAACCCAAACCTGCCGGTTTGGACCTCCCCACATTCTACCTTGGGCTTTGCCAGTAGTTGGCCCAGCTTACTGCATGAATCGGATAGTTCCCTTTTCTTTCAATCCTCCACTTGCAGTAGCTTTGGACTGACTTTACAAAATGCCTTTGCTTGGCTGAATAGTGGTATGGCGGATAGTTTTATCGCCGCAGCAGTGGAATGCCCCACAGGTCAATTGACCATAGACCAGATGAAGGCCATCCGGATTTATGCCAATGGTGCAAACAACAACTACCCTTGCAGGTCCATGGACTTTGAAAAGGAACAAAACACCATGGTGCTAGGTGAAGGGGCTTATGTTTTCGAACTAAAGAAAACCAACAACAATATACTTGCCTACTTGGATGGCGTGGGATCTGCTGTAGAAAAAATCCACCATTCCACAGAATTATCCTCCCAAGGAAATTGCATAGTAACTGCAGCAAAAAGGGCCTTTAACGCTGAATCTGATCCAAATATTGATTTAATAATCGGACACTTCCCCGGTACCAAACTGGGAGATATAGCTGAAAAAAATGCTTACCAAACTGTCTTTGGTAATAAGATTCCTTATACTATTTCCAACAAGTGGAAGATTGGGCACTCACTAGGCTCCAGCTTAGCGGCCAATTTGGATCTAGCCATTTCCATCTTGCAAAATCAGGAACTTCCACCATTACCAGATTACATCAAGAATGAAGCTGCCCCGCCTAAAACGATCAATAGGATTTTGATCACAGCATTGGGCTTTGGCGGACAGGCTATCTGTGCGGTAATTGAAAAATAG
- a CDS encoding nucleotide pyrophosphohydrolase, translating into MTIEEAQEKVDHWIKTVGVRYFNELTNMTILTEEVGELARIMARKYGEQSFKESDKGKDLGDEMADVLWVLICLANQTGVDLTKALEKNFEKKNIRDIDRHKNNDKLK; encoded by the coding sequence ATGACAATAGAAGAAGCACAAGAAAAGGTAGATCATTGGATCAAAACGGTTGGGGTAAGGTATTTTAATGAACTGACCAATATGACTATCTTGACGGAAGAAGTGGGAGAGTTGGCGCGGATCATGGCCAGGAAATATGGTGAACAGTCCTTTAAGGAAAGCGACAAGGGAAAGGACCTAGGGGATGAAATGGCAGATGTGCTATGGGTGTTGATCTGCTTGGCCAATCAAACAGGTGTTGACCTTACCAAGGCCTTGGAGAAAAATTTTGAAAAGAAAAATATCCGGGATATCGATCGGCACAAAAACAACGATAAGTTGAAGTGA
- a CDS encoding ATP-binding cassette domain-containing protein, which yields MGSLFLSIENAHVRYLDRNIFQDINFQMKTGENWAILSASGSEKTAFLDTILGKTVLSAGRVTRDFAVDYQKEMTSQGKINSFRDLIAVISQKYTFTNKSNLQNFYYQQRFNSSESEEAATVIEHLCEVEAKQEGPWTVEKAMELLDLEVLKDKSLIKLSNGESRRLAIAGALLRNPRLFLMDQPMTGLDVETRKHFGEALEAMVASGIQVIMTTSPDEIPDAITHVAIVDGGKIVQVEKREDFHERDLVNHAALSQFDHKKLDELIQNKPVKRFDTMVKMNQIHIQYNGKVILDQVNWEIKQGECWVLRGHNGAGKSTLLSLINGENPQAYANDIVLFGRKRGTGETIWDIKRPIGFVSPELARYFPRNQTCLKVVLSGLFDSIGLFKKVSEEQEQVAMEWLKLFRIEHVAQMLLHQIPLENQRFCLLARALIKSPALLILDEAAQGMDDEQRILFRETIDHIGRHPDVSMIYVSHYEEDIPKVVDRELVLEDGKVIRSI from the coding sequence ATGGGTTCATTGTTTCTATCAATCGAAAATGCTCATGTCAGGTATTTGGACCGGAATATTTTTCAGGATATTAATTTCCAAATGAAAACAGGGGAGAACTGGGCGATACTGAGTGCTTCAGGTTCTGAGAAAACTGCATTTTTGGATACCATTTTGGGTAAGACTGTACTTTCAGCGGGTAGGGTTACCCGGGATTTTGCAGTGGATTACCAAAAGGAAATGACTTCACAGGGTAAGATCAATAGCTTTAGGGATTTGATTGCCGTAATTTCTCAGAAATACACTTTTACCAATAAGTCCAACCTTCAAAACTTCTATTATCAGCAACGCTTCAATTCATCCGAATCAGAAGAGGCAGCTACGGTAATAGAGCACTTATGTGAAGTAGAAGCCAAGCAGGAAGGCCCTTGGACAGTTGAAAAGGCAATGGAATTACTGGATTTGGAGGTGCTAAAGGATAAATCTCTGATCAAGCTGTCCAATGGAGAAAGCAGGAGGTTGGCCATTGCAGGAGCGCTCTTACGCAATCCAAGGCTTTTCCTTATGGACCAACCCATGACCGGTTTGGATGTAGAAACCAGAAAGCATTTTGGAGAAGCATTGGAGGCCATGGTGGCATCTGGTATTCAGGTGATCATGACAACGTCTCCAGACGAAATCCCTGATGCAATTACCCATGTTGCCATAGTAGATGGAGGGAAAATTGTGCAAGTCGAGAAGAGGGAGGATTTTCACGAAAGAGATCTGGTTAACCATGCAGCGCTTTCACAATTTGATCATAAAAAGTTGGATGAATTGATTCAGAATAAACCTGTTAAGCGATTTGATACCATGGTCAAGATGAACCAAATCCATATCCAGTATAATGGCAAGGTTATTTTGGACCAGGTCAACTGGGAGATAAAACAGGGAGAATGCTGGGTGTTGAGAGGACATAATGGCGCTGGGAAATCTACTTTGCTTAGTTTGATCAATGGAGAGAACCCTCAGGCTTATGCCAATGATATTGTGCTTTTTGGGAGAAAGAGGGGAACTGGTGAAACGATTTGGGATATCAAGCGCCCCATTGGTTTTGTGTCACCAGAATTGGCCAGGTATTTTCCCAGAAACCAGACCTGTTTGAAGGTGGTACTTTCGGGATTATTCGATTCCATTGGCTTGTTCAAAAAAGTTAGTGAGGAGCAAGAACAAGTTGCCATGGAATGGTTGAAGCTGTTTAGGATAGAACATGTGGCCCAAATGCTTTTGCACCAGATCCCTTTGGAGAATCAACGTTTTTGTCTTTTGGCCAGGGCTTTGATAAAATCGCCAGCCTTACTGATCCTTGATGAGGCTGCTCAGGGTATGGATGATGAGCAAAGGATTTTGTTCCGTGAGACGATTGACCATATCGGAAGGCATCCTGATGTTTCGATGATCTATGTAAGCCATTATGAAGAAGATATTCCAAAAGTAGTTGATAGAGAATTAGTATTGGAAGATGGGAAGGTTATAAGAAGTATTTAA
- the dtd gene encoding D-aminoacyl-tRNA deacylase, whose protein sequence is MIAVIQRVSESSVKIDGEIKGKIGQGLMVLLGIEEADNAEDITWLSKKIVNLRIFGDENGVMNKSLFDVDGELLLISQFTLHASTKKGNRPSYIKAAKPDIAIPLYESFIQQVENDLGKTIETGEFGADMKVALVNDGPVTICIDSKNKI, encoded by the coding sequence ATGATAGCAGTTATTCAGCGGGTTTCGGAATCTTCAGTGAAAATTGATGGAGAAATTAAAGGAAAAATAGGACAAGGCTTAATGGTTTTGTTGGGGATTGAGGAGGCAGACAATGCTGAGGATATCACATGGCTAAGTAAGAAAATTGTCAATTTGAGGATTTTTGGTGATGAGAATGGTGTGATGAACAAAAGCTTGTTTGATGTGGATGGAGAGCTGCTTTTGATCAGTCAGTTCACCTTGCATGCCAGTACCAAGAAGGGAAACAGGCCATCATATATTAAGGCAGCCAAACCGGATATTGCGATTCCATTATATGAATCATTTATCCAACAAGTGGAAAATGACTTGGGCAAAACCATTGAAACAGGAGAGTTTGGAGCAGATATGAAAGTGGCTTTGGTGAACGATGGACCTGTAACCATCTGTATTGATTCAAAAAATAAAATATAA